Proteins from a genomic interval of Kitasatospora herbaricolor:
- a CDS encoding MbtH family protein: MSATNPFEDDDARYFVLVNAENQHSLWPAFAEIPAGWTAVHGEDTRQACTEYVDTHWTDMRPASLIARTEAVAS, from the coding sequence ATGAGTGCCACCAACCCCTTCGAGGACGACGACGCCCGCTACTTCGTGCTGGTCAACGCCGAGAACCAGCACTCGCTGTGGCCGGCCTTCGCGGAGATCCCGGCCGGCTGGACCGCCGTGCACGGCGAGGACACCCGGCAGGCCTGCACCGAGTACGTCGACACCCACTGGACCGACATGCGCCCGGCGAGCCTGATCGCCCGCACGGAGGCCGTGGCGTCCTGA